One Bacillus sp. E(2018) genomic window, TGTGAAACACTTTTTCACAAAAATGATTAAACAACCCTGTTCGTTGTACTTTCACTTCATCATACAAAAACTCGTAGCTTCTTTTCTTTCTTTTTCTTGTAGATAGTCCGTGTGCAAGAACGGCGCTTGAATCGGGATAGTCAGGATCGCTGCATAATATACATGCTTTCATAAGCTGAGTCATGCCATAAAACAGAAGTACAGGCTTCAACTCAACAGGTGCTTGATCGGCAAGTTTATAATATTTCTTTCCATGCTCGATATAGTAAATAAACCCATATGTATTATCAAAGCTTCTGCCGTTGTTGTCATCAATGTTCAGTTTATCGTATTGTTTACTTAAGAATTGCTGGGATTTTTGAGAGGAAAAGAACATATCGAATAAAGTCCAAGGGTCATGTTGCGTCATCATTTCTTCGTCATTCCTCTCTTCGTAAATTATTTGAAAAATCGAACATATTTTGTATTCCTTGACACTAGTTTACCCAGTTGATAATCTACAAATAATATTTTTCAGGAAGATAAATTTGAAGGGGTGGTTATGGTATGTGGCAAGATAAGTTTGCAAAAGAAGGTTTAACCTTTGATGATGTGTTATTAATTCCAGCGAAATCGTCAGTTTTACCTGGAGATGTTTCAATTAAAACGAGGTTATCTGATACGGTTCAATTGAACGTTCCGATTATCAGTGCTGGTATGGACACAGTAACAGAAGCAAACATGGCAATCGCTATGGCACGACAAGGCGGTTTAGGGATTGTACACAAGAACATGTCTATTGAAGAACAAGCAGAACAGATCGACCGTGTTAAACGTTCTGAAAGTGGCGTAATCACAGACCCGTTCTACCTAACACCTGAGCATCAAGTTTTTGACGCTGAGCACCTAATGGGCAAGTATCGTATCAGCGGTGTCCCGATCGTAGATGCAGATAAAAAATTAGTTGGTATTTTAACAAATCGTGATTTGCGATTTGTTCAGGATTACTCGATTAAAATTTCAGATGTAATGACAAAAGAAAACTTAGTGACTGCACCAGTTGGCACTACGTTAAAAGAAGCTGAAAAAACGCTTCAGCAATATAAGATCGAAAAACTGCCACTCGTAGATGATGAAGGCACGCTACAAGGCTTGATCACTATTAAAGATATCGAAAAAGTGATTGAGTTCCCGAACTCTGCAAAAGACTCACAAGGCCGTTTGTTAGTAGGGGCAGCCGTAGGTGTGACGAAAGACGCCCTTCTTCGTGTAGAGAAGTTAGTACAAGCAGGTGTGGATGCGATTGTTATCGACACAGCACATGGACATTCTGAAGGCGTTCTTCAAAAAGTTCGTGAAGTAAGAGATGCTTATCCTAAGTTAACGATCATCGCAGGTAACGTTGCTACGGCAGAAGCAACACGTGATCTGATCGAAGCAGGAGCGAGCGTGGTTAAAGTAGGAATCGGACCTGGTTCGATCTGTACGACACGTGTTGTTGCCGGTGTAGGTGTACCACAAGTGACTGCTGTTTATGATTGCGCAACCGAGGCGAAGAAGTATGGAGTACCGATCATTGCAGATGGTGGTATCAAATACTCTGGAGATATCGTTAAAGCGATCGCAGCAGGCGGTCATGCTGTTATGCTAGGCAGTATGCTTGCTGGTGTATCTGAGAGTCCAGGAGAGCGTGAAATCTTCCAGGGACGCCAATTTAAAGTTTATCGCGGCATGGGTTCAGTTGGCGCGATGGAGCGAGGAAGCAGCGACCGCTATTTCCAGGAAAATAATAAAAAGCTTGTTCCAGAAGGTATCGAAGGACGTTTACCTTATAAAGGACCATTGGCTGATACAGTATATCAGTTGATCGGCGGTATCCGTTCAGGTATGGGTTATTGTGGAACTGCAACGATTGATGAGCTTCAAAATGATTCCCGTTTTGTAAAAATTACGGGTGCTGGACTTCGTGAGAGTCATCCGCACCAAGTTCAAATTACTAAAGAAGCACCAAATTATTCAGTCTAAAGACACATTTTTAGGACAGAGGTATAACCTCTGTCTATTTTTTTGAAAATGTGTATGGTACAATAACTTTTGTGTGTAAATGGGTTTGGAGGTGCAGTTTTTTGAACAGCAAGATAAAACAACTTTTAGTGGTGACACTGATTTTTTCATTTTTTACGACGAGTTTATTAGGATTTTCAAAGTCAGCAAGTGCAGCACCGTCTTTAGATGTAGCAGCTGAAGGGGCTATACTTGTGGATGCAGAAACGGGGAAAATACTATATCAGAAAAATGCTGATAAGTTACTCGCTCCTGCAAGTATGAGTAAGATGATGACCGAATACCTATTACTAGAAGCCATTGACAAGAAAAAGATATCTTGGGATCAGAAAACAAGTATTTCTGAATATGCCCATAAGATTTCTCAAAATCGAACATTATCGAACGTACCTTTACGTGTAGATGAAAAATATACAGTTCGTGAGTTATACCAAGCGATGGCCATCTATTCCGCTAATGGAGCAACCATTGCTTTAGCAGAACTCATTGCGGGTTCTGAAGGTGAGTTCGTTAAAAAGATGAATGCCAAAGCAAAAGAACTAGGCATGAAAGATTTCAACTTTGTTAACTCATCGGGCCTTAATAATAAAGATCTGTTCGGCAACCATAATTCAGGCAGTGAAACAGACGAGAACATGATGAGTCCTCGGGCTACTGCTATTCTAGCGTACAACTTACTTAACGATCATCCAGAAGTATTAGAAACAGCTAGTGTTCCACGTTTGAAATTCCGTCAGGGCACTGATGATGAAATTCAGATGGAGAACTGGAACTGGATGCTTCCTGAGCTCAATAGTGGCTATGAGGGAGTAGACGGACTAAAAACAGGATCGACAGACCTTGCAGGTAACTGTTTTACAGGTACAGTGAAAAAAGGAGATACTCGCCTTATTTCAGTTGTTATGAAAACAGGAACTCGCTTGGATCGTTTTAAAGAAACAAAGAAACTATTTGATTTTGGATTTGCAAACTTTGAAAAAGAGCAAATCTTAAAAGATAACTATCAAGTGAAAGGCAACAAAACAGTTCCTGTCGTAAAAGGTAAGGAAAAAGAAGTTAAAGTTGCTACGAAAGAACCTCTTTCCATGGTGATCAAAAGAGGAGAGAAAGAAAACTATAAGCCTAAATTTGTTATGGATAAGAAGAAGATGACAAAAGATGGCGAACTGACAGCACCTGTTAAAAAAGGAGAAGTTGTCGGTCATATCAATGTTGAGTATACAGGCAGCGGCGAAGACTACGGCTACTTGCTCGATGGTGAAACAAAAGGTAAGACAGAAGTAGTAACGACTCAATCCGTTGAAAAAGCGAACTGGTTCGTTCTTGCGTTACGCGGTGTTGGCGGATTCTTTGGCGGACTTTGGTCTGGTGCCGTTGATATGGTTAAAGGCTGGTTTTAATTTTATACGAATATCAGAAGTTCTTTAGCATTTGCTGAAGAGCTTCTTTTTTTCTGAAAATATAGAGAGCTTGCGCTTTTTTTGATTTGCGATAAAATAGATGAGAATACTAGTTTTATCTTAAAACAACCGAAAATTGTTGTTATAACACATATAATTCAGGGGGTAGTAAGCATGTTAAAAACAGGTACTGAACGTGTAAAAAGAGGAATGGCAGA contains:
- the guaB gene encoding IMP dehydrogenase, with protein sequence MWQDKFAKEGLTFDDVLLIPAKSSVLPGDVSIKTRLSDTVQLNVPIISAGMDTVTEANMAIAMARQGGLGIVHKNMSIEEQAEQIDRVKRSESGVITDPFYLTPEHQVFDAEHLMGKYRISGVPIVDADKKLVGILTNRDLRFVQDYSIKISDVMTKENLVTAPVGTTLKEAEKTLQQYKIEKLPLVDDEGTLQGLITIKDIEKVIEFPNSAKDSQGRLLVGAAVGVTKDALLRVEKLVQAGVDAIVIDTAHGHSEGVLQKVREVRDAYPKLTIIAGNVATAEATRDLIEAGASVVKVGIGPGSICTTRVVAGVGVPQVTAVYDCATEAKKYGVPIIADGGIKYSGDIVKAIAAGGHAVMLGSMLAGVSESPGEREIFQGRQFKVYRGMGSVGAMERGSSDRYFQENNKKLVPEGIEGRLPYKGPLADTVYQLIGGIRSGMGYCGTATIDELQNDSRFVKITGAGLRESHPHQVQITKEAPNYSV
- a CDS encoding D-alanyl-D-alanine carboxypeptidase family protein, yielding MVTLIFSFFTTSLLGFSKSASAAPSLDVAAEGAILVDAETGKILYQKNADKLLAPASMSKMMTEYLLLEAIDKKKISWDQKTSISEYAHKISQNRTLSNVPLRVDEKYTVRELYQAMAIYSANGATIALAELIAGSEGEFVKKMNAKAKELGMKDFNFVNSSGLNNKDLFGNHNSGSETDENMMSPRATAILAYNLLNDHPEVLETASVPRLKFRQGTDDEIQMENWNWMLPELNSGYEGVDGLKTGSTDLAGNCFTGTVKKGDTRLISVVMKTGTRLDRFKETKKLFDFGFANFEKEQILKDNYQVKGNKTVPVVKGKEKEVKVATKEPLSMVIKRGEKENYKPKFVMDKKKMTKDGELTAPVKKGEVVGHINVEYTGSGEDYGYLLDGETKGKTEVVTTQSVEKANWFVLALRGVGGFFGGLWSGAVDMVKGWF